The following are from one region of the Silene latifolia isolate original U9 population chromosome 9, ASM4854445v1, whole genome shotgun sequence genome:
- the LOC141601419 gene encoding uncharacterized protein LOC141601419, whose protein sequence is MYPCERFDEVQQRATAALRLEEDIQARKGVTNFDKTSRKFAAEKKDERTKPYSRPNISRVTEKTQQIDDSPNPPKLSEYGFNTGMEGLLKALRSLGDQVRWPKPPTQDRPNDDGYSSKRCEWHQDISHRTEDCYRLRKEVKFQVRKGNLDHLLSRGGKQDRREAANQVLPSAPPICTKIINVITGGSELSGLTYSVAKRKATGSKGDHPETSYRVSQRNLPPVTFYETDIESGAEQHDDAINITLSVGNCTVRKALVDTGSSVNLIMLETLKTMGFDKENLIKKSVPLVGFSGETAHSVGKITIPTYIEGVNKLVRYLVIEGPTTYNVILGRPWLHQMKAVPSTYHQCLKFPTPWGTVTVKGDREESRNCYAQALKATTKLPS, encoded by the coding sequence ATGTACCCTTGTGAGAGATTCGATGAAGTCCAGCAGAGAGCTACAGCGGCATTAAGGTTAGAAGAAGACATACAGGCTCGAAAGGGAGTAACAAACTTCGACAAGACAAGCAGGAAATTTGCAGCAGAAAAGAAAGACGAACGAACTAAGCCATACAGCAGACCCAACATCAGCAGAGTAACAGAAAAAACTCAGCAAATTGACGACTCTCCGAATCCCCCTAAACTATCTGAATACGGATTCAACACGGGAATGGAAGGACTGCTGAAAGCACTTAGAAGCCTGGGTGATCAGGTGAGGTGGCCGAAGCCTCCCACTCAGGACCGACCCAATGACGATGGATACAGCAGCAAGAGATGCGAATGGCACCAGGACATAAGTCATAGGACAGAAGACTGCTACAGGTTGCGGAAGGAAGTAAAGTTTCAGGTACGCAAAGGAAACTTGGATCACCTGctatcacgtgggggcaagcaggacAGGAGGGAAGCGGCGAATCAGGTGCTCCCTTCTGCTCCACCCATATGCACGAAAATtattaacgtgataacaggcggatcCGAACTATCAGGTTTGACATATTCCGTCGCTAAGAGGAAAGCTACTGGAAGTAAAGGGGATCATCCGGAAACTTCGTATAGGGTAAGCCAGCGTAACTTACCCCCGGTAACTTTCTATGAGACTGACATAGAAAGCGGTGCAGAGCAACATGACGATGCCATAAATATAACGTTATCCGTTGGCAATTGCACCGTACGAAAAGCATTAGTGGATACAGGGAGCTCTGTGAATCTCATCATGCTCGAAACCCTCAAAACTATGGGTTTCGATAAAGAGAACCTGATAAAGAAATCTGTGCCCCTGgtgggattcagtggtgaaaccgcGCATTCAGTTGGCAAGATAACCATCCCAACATATATTGAAGGAGTTAACAAACTAGTGAGATACCTAGTCATTGAGGGTCCAACCACCTACAACgtgatactaggaagaccatggctaCATCAGATGAAGGCGGTaccctcaacatatcaccaatgTCTCAAGTTCCCAACACCATGGGGCACGGTCACAGTAAAAGGAGATCGAGAGGAATCCAGAAACTGCTACGCTCAAGCCCTCAAGGCTACAACCAAACTCCCCTCATAG